One window of Nicotiana tomentosiformis chromosome 11, ASM39032v3, whole genome shotgun sequence genomic DNA carries:
- the LOC104112400 gene encoding short-chain dehydrogenase/reductase 2b-like isoform X1 — MAPFAFGVTATKIHSTRSFSLPNTCTYSTCGTSSNPVSLLFFKNLAIDSAPNLFCNSLCSQKALPQKIFQPQRILAMAVNVEKAAPRYAVVTGANKGIGFETVKQLANSGVTVILTARNEKRGMEATSLLNKQGFSNVVFHQLDVQDAQSIESLAKFIQTQYGRLDILVNNAGASGVVVDEDTLKALNIDPVDWLAGKAANVVQVAMKTTYESAKLCLDTNYYGVKNVTEALLPLLQNSPSARIVNVSSLRSELKRVPNEERRKELRDIENLTEDKIDKILQNFLHDLKQDALEVNGWQIMLPAYSISKVSLNAYTRILATRYPKICINCVHPGYVNTDINWHTGTMPVEEGAEGPVMLALLPDGGPTGCYFDRTVVAEF, encoded by the exons ATGGCTCCATTTGCATTTGGTGTAACTGCTACCAAGATTCACTCCACCAGATCTTTTTCACTTCCTAATACTTGTACTTATTCTACTTGTGGCACTAGCTCTAACCCCGTTTCCCTATTATTTTTCAAGAACTTAGCAATTGATTCTGCACCAAATTTGTTCTGTAACTCCCTTTGCAG TCAGAAGGCACTTCCTCAGAAGATCTTCCAACCTCAAAGGATACTAGCAATGGCAGTTAATGTAGAGAAGGCAGCACCAAG GTATGCGGTGGTTACAGGAGCAAACAAGGGAATTGGCTTTGAGACTGTCAAGCAGCTTGCAAATTCAGGTGTGACGGTTATATTAACAGCCAGAAATGAGAAGAGAGGAATGGAAGCAACATCCTTGCTTAATAAACAAGGTTTTTCAAATGTTGTTTTCCATCAGCTTGATGTTCAAGATGCTCAGAGCATTGAGTCCTTGGCAAAGTTCATACAAACACAATACGGGAGGCTTGATATTCTG GTAAATAACGCTGGAGCTTCTGGAGTTGTAGTTGATGAAGATACGCTAAAGGCCTTGAACATAGATCCTGTAGACTGG TTAGCAGGGAAAGCTGCCAATGTAGTTCAAGTTGCGATGAAAACAACCTATGAGAGTGCCAAATTATGCTTGGATACTAATTACTATGGTGTTAAGAATGTTACTGAAGCTCTTCTTCCGCTGCTACAAAATTCTCCTTCAGCGAGGATTGTTAATGTCTCCTCCCTTAGAAGTGAATTAAAG CGAGTTCCAAACGAGGAGAGGAGGAAGGAGCTTAGAGATATTGAAAACCTGACAGAAGATAAAATTGACAAGATCCTGCAGAATTTTTTGCATGATCTGAAACAAGATGCTCTCGAAGTAAATGGCTGGCAAATAATGCTACCAGCATATAGCATATCAAAAGTGTCACTTAATGCTTACACCAGAATTCTTGCAACAAGGTATCCGAAAATTTGTATCAATTGTGTCCATCCTGGATATGTCAACACCGATATAAACTGGCACACGGGTACAATGCCTGTAGAAGAAGGAGCTGAAGGCCCTGTTATGCTAGCTCTTTTGCCAGATGGAGGACCTACTGGTTGCTACTTTGATCGTACTGTAGTTGCCGAGTTTTAG
- the LOC104112400 gene encoding short-chain dehydrogenase/reductase 2b-like isoform X2: protein MAVNVEKAAPRYAVVTGANKGIGFETVKQLANSGVTVILTARNEKRGMEATSLLNKQGFSNVVFHQLDVQDAQSIESLAKFIQTQYGRLDILVNNAGASGVVVDEDTLKALNIDPVDWLAGKAANVVQVAMKTTYESAKLCLDTNYYGVKNVTEALLPLLQNSPSARIVNVSSLRSELKRVPNEERRKELRDIENLTEDKIDKILQNFLHDLKQDALEVNGWQIMLPAYSISKVSLNAYTRILATRYPKICINCVHPGYVNTDINWHTGTMPVEEGAEGPVMLALLPDGGPTGCYFDRTVVAEF from the exons ATGGCAGTTAATGTAGAGAAGGCAGCACCAAG GTATGCGGTGGTTACAGGAGCAAACAAGGGAATTGGCTTTGAGACTGTCAAGCAGCTTGCAAATTCAGGTGTGACGGTTATATTAACAGCCAGAAATGAGAAGAGAGGAATGGAAGCAACATCCTTGCTTAATAAACAAGGTTTTTCAAATGTTGTTTTCCATCAGCTTGATGTTCAAGATGCTCAGAGCATTGAGTCCTTGGCAAAGTTCATACAAACACAATACGGGAGGCTTGATATTCTG GTAAATAACGCTGGAGCTTCTGGAGTTGTAGTTGATGAAGATACGCTAAAGGCCTTGAACATAGATCCTGTAGACTGG TTAGCAGGGAAAGCTGCCAATGTAGTTCAAGTTGCGATGAAAACAACCTATGAGAGTGCCAAATTATGCTTGGATACTAATTACTATGGTGTTAAGAATGTTACTGAAGCTCTTCTTCCGCTGCTACAAAATTCTCCTTCAGCGAGGATTGTTAATGTCTCCTCCCTTAGAAGTGAATTAAAG CGAGTTCCAAACGAGGAGAGGAGGAAGGAGCTTAGAGATATTGAAAACCTGACAGAAGATAAAATTGACAAGATCCTGCAGAATTTTTTGCATGATCTGAAACAAGATGCTCTCGAAGTAAATGGCTGGCAAATAATGCTACCAGCATATAGCATATCAAAAGTGTCACTTAATGCTTACACCAGAATTCTTGCAACAAGGTATCCGAAAATTTGTATCAATTGTGTCCATCCTGGATATGTCAACACCGATATAAACTGGCACACGGGTACAATGCCTGTAGAAGAAGGAGCTGAAGGCCCTGTTATGCTAGCTCTTTTGCCAGATGGAGGACCTACTGGTTGCTACTTTGATCGTACTGTAGTTGCCGAGTTTTAG